The genomic DNA CGGCGCGTACCGCGAGCGCGGTGGGCGCTGTGGTGGACTCTTTCGAAGCCGATTGGGCTCATCCAGGGACAGGGTGCGGCGGGAGGTCTTGCAGGTTTTGCCAGACCTGGCCGAACAACTCGCGATACGGGTATGCTTCCGACAGTGACAGCCACACCTTCCGGCACGTCACCCGCACCTGTGCCCCGATCTTGAGCAGCTTCACGCGAATCGTATCGCAGCGGGCCTTTGCGTGATCGGTTCCCTGTAAGCCGTGACGTCGCAGAGCCGCCAGCAGCACATAGGCCACCGAAGAAAACCACAACCGCAGTTGATTGGCCCGCATGGTCGCACAACTCGTCCGGTCGGCGAACAGACACAACTGCTGTTCCTTGATCCGGTTTTCCATCTCGCCGCGCTGACAATACAGATCTTCATACAGCGTCCGGGCATCGGCCTGGTCTTCTGTCAGATTCGTCACCACAAACCGCGGGTTCTCGCCTTTCGAGAGATGCTCGGCCTTGGCGACAACCCGCCGCTGGCAACTCCAACTTTTCAACGTCCGGTACCGCAGGTCAGCGAACAGGCGAGCGGCTTGTTTCGTGTCGTCAAAAAAGAGCTTGGCGGCCACCCGCTGAGCCTCAATCATTTCCTTGAGTCGCTCGTTTTTGGCCAGCCCCAAAATGTATTGGACTTCGTTCTTTTCGCACCACTGCATGATCGGCTCGCGACAAAATCCGCTGTCGCCGCGAATCACGATTCGCACCTCCGGCCAGCGCTGGCGAATCAACGGCACAATCCGCTGCAACTGTTCCACTGTCCCCAGACTGGCATCGATATCGGCCGGTCGGAGCTGCGCACAC from Rubinisphaera italica includes the following:
- a CDS encoding IS1380 family transposase, producing MTQCSTKSLTFQPHQRREVVANFDGLMITSDAGGLLLRELDNKLKLTSRVAGCFSDHRDFDYIEHSVLELVRQRIFALTLGYEDLNDHDRLRDDPLLALLAGKDDLTGQQRARERDRGHALAGKSTLNRLELTPPGASPESRYKKITANCSDFSRLFVDLFLDAHQRPPEEIILDFDATDDPLHGHQLGRFFHGYYKQYCYLPLYIFCGEHLLCAQLRPADIDASLGTVEQLQRIVPLIRQRWPEVRIVIRGDSGFCREPIMQWCEKNEVQYILGLAKNERLKEMIEAQRVAAKLFFDDTKQAARLFADLRYRTLKSWSCQRRVVAKAEHLSKGENPRFVVTNLTEDQADARTLYEDLYCQRGEMENRIKEQQLCLFADRTSCATMRANQLRLWFSSVAYVLLAALRRHGLQGTDHAKARCDTIRVKLLKIGAQVRVTCRKVWLSLSEAYPYRELFGQVWQNLQDLPPHPVPG